The Candidatus Saccharibacteria bacterium RAAC3_TM7_1 nucleotide sequence CGAGCAGCTGATCGGCTCGCGCCCGTAAAAAACGAATATTCGTGAGTTCTCGCTCCGCTGCTTCGTACGCACCTTTCTGTAGTCGATCGGCTTTTACATCGACTGCCACAAAGGATTTCTTGGGATACTTACTGGCAAGCTCGACTAAAAATAAGGCGGTACCGGCACCGAGCTCGATGACGTCGGCGGGCTGCTTCTTCCATTCCTCGAACTCAAAACACAGCGGTGAATTGGAGAATTTGGCAAATTTATATTTCTTGCGCTTACGCGTGATAATGAAGTCATCCGGATTGATTTGCCCGCTCATCGCAGGAATTCCGTGTGGCCATCGTCACTCATCTTGATAAGTCGTGATGGTGTAGGATTTTCAACCGCTCCCCCATCGACATAAAAGTCGACCGCATCACCGAAATAATCACGGGCTTTTGCGATTGTCATAGCCGGTGGTTGCCCTTCCGGGTTAGCGCTTGGTGCGATGAGCGAACCAGTATCTCTTATCAGTCGCTGTAGTTGTCTATGAGCTGGTAGTCGGTATGCTACCGAAGCGTTGTCGCGCCGAATCCAGAACGGCGCCCGAGAAGACGGTAAAATAATGCTGACCGGACCCGGCCAAGCCTCGAGCAGTAGTGCTTCCGCAGCCTGAGGTGGCGTGTCCCACAATTGATCACGTGAGGCAATTAACACGATGGGCGACTTCTTATAGTCACGCTTCTTAGCTCATACACGCGATTGACAGCCGTTTCATCGTCGGCACATGCGACGACACCGTAGAGCGTATCGGTTCTAAGTATGCCGATACCGCCACGCTTGAGTATGGCAATAAGCTCTGGTGATTGGAGGTCGTGGAATAATCGCATAGTTAGTTGGTGGTGAGTCGTAATGCCTGGTCGCTCAACGCATCACCCGAGTAGGCATTGACCGACGTGGCATCAGTGGCTTTATCAGTGTACATAGCCTCGAATTCATCGAGTGCTTTGGCATCGATCTTCCCATCTGGCGAGAATCCGGTAAATGGCTGGTTATCTTTAATAGCTTCTTCCCTTGCCGCAGCATAGCCCGGCCGACTCAAATCAAGCTGGATTGTACCACTGGTCTGGTACAAACTAAGTGCAACAAATACCAGAAAAAGCGAAATACTGATTGCCCCGGCAATGAGGCTAACGAACTGATGCCGCTTTATGTGACTTACAGCAACTGACTCATGATGAATCTCGTCCATTATAGTGAGCTCTCCTTTAGAAACGACGCTTTAAACGTAGTAAAGGTTGCTTGGTATTCCTTGATGAGGCCGGTTATCACTTGGTTAACACTACTGAGTGCGACACGCTTGGCACGTGCCTCAAGTAGTGCATTATAAAAGGAGACCGGCTGCTTGACGCAGTCCACCGCAAGCAGCCTTCACCATCGCATTATCATATTCGATATAGGCATCGTAGAATTTGGTATATGCCTTGTTATAGTCCGCTGTGATAGTGAGGAACTTGCTACCGTCGAGTTGATTGGATGCCAGGCGACGATTAAACGGTACCATCAATTTGTCGCTGATCGTACGGTACAGATTTCCCCGATCGTTACGAAGAAAGGCATCGGTTTGGTGCAGGCGATTGAGGGTCGCTTGGTTCTCGATGCAGGTGTTTCGTATGCGCTCCATTTGTGCCTCAGTAATCACAATTTCAGCATGTGCCGGTTGGCTCACAAGAGCAATACCGACAATTGAAGCAACGAGCAACAGTCCAAGCATATATTTCACTCTTTTACAGTATGAAAGTTGGAAGCTATTTGGTCAAATGAATTTTAATGATTCTTTTGGATAGAACCAAGCAGATCTACTTTGACTTGCCAAAGTAGTAAATAAACCTTCCCTTCAGCTTGACCAGAAACGAAGCAAAAAGGGTCAAGTTGGTTCTTGGTTGCTTGAGAAAGTCATGTCAAGGTTGAACCTTGACATGACTGCCCAGCACATAGTACAGCCGTGATCATCACGCTACGGCATGTCGCGGTAGAGCTCGCGTCCTTGCTGCACGACTAGATCACAGAGTTTGGTTCTAAGCATAAATCTAAATTAGAATGACACCGGCACATTGTATTTTATACAGTACCATGGATCTGCGCAGCCGTTATCACCCGCAGCGCGGTAATCCCCGTCAGCATCGTTCGTTAATGCTGCATCGCTTGATGACTCAAGCCGCCCGCGAAGAATATAACGATCGGAGCCAGCGCTACCACTACCGTATCCAAAATAATAAGTTGGGTCGCTATCACTTGATGTGCTTGGGTTATCCTGTGGGTCATTCGGCACACTCGATGCAACTGCTTTATAATTGCTTGTTGTAAAACCGCAATTCGTACCAGCCTTTATACATTCTTGCAGATACCCCCAGTGGTCATCCCAGGTAGGACCACCGGGGGTTGCAGGATAGCGACCCTGGTCTACATTGAACAACTCGAGCGCCTTTTGGACGCCTTTTAAATCTGAGACCCGGATGGCATCTCGCGACCGCTGCTGAATCCCGTTATATGCCACGATGGTGATGGCGGCCAGAATAGCAATCACGACGATCACAACGAGGAGCTCAACGATAGTGAAGCCGACTTGTTTACGCATATGCTTATAGTGTAGCATGACCCCTCTGGACTATAATAGATATATGACAACATATACGTTAGCTGGTGGATGCTTTTGGTGCCTAGATGCCGTATTCAGGCGACTTAAAGGTGTAGAGAGATCAATCTGCGGCTATGCTGGTGGCGCGGAAGAAGGTGCTGATTATTACCGTGTTGCCTCAGGTAAAACCGACCACGCTGAGTCGGTGCAGATTATCTTTGATGAGGCTGTTATTCCGAAAGAAACGATCCTCGACATCTTCTTTTTAATCCACGACCCGACCTCGCTCAATAAGCAAGGCGCTGATGAAGGTCCACAGTATCGCTCGGCAATGTTTTATGAAAACGATGCGCAAAAAAATGAATTTGAAGCGGCCGCGAAACGAGCTCAGAGAAATTGGGACAAGCCAATCGTGACAGAAATCGTAGAGCTGCCAGCCTTCTATGAGGCCGAGCCTGAGCACCAAGATTATTTCTCGAAAAATCCAGCTAATGGGTACTGTTCGGTTGTCATTGCGCCGAAAATCAGCAAGGCCAGAAAAGAATTTGAAAAGTATTTCAACAGTAGTGCCTAAACTCAAATAGACTTAAGTTGCTGAACGATCAAGTTGGCGGCCTCTTCACTTGAATGCTTTGAGGTATCAATTAATAAATCATCAGGATACGGTTGAGTTTCTTCATATAACCGCCGTATTTCTGACTCTGGTACGTTTTTCTCTTGCCGACTACTACTTCGCTGTAATACGTCTTCAAGAGGCGCTGATAAAAAAACTTTTATGTAACGCATGTCATTCTCCCTAAGGAATCGTACGATTCGGTCGTTATGATCTTTTCGATACATTTCTTCAAGAATTACGTTATAGCCTTTATCATACATAGCCTTGGTGAAGTACTGAGCAACATCATGCGCAATCTCAGTCCGTTCAGCTCTGTTTGTTTTACCTTCTTTGAGCGGCATGTAGTGTTTGAGCTTATCAACATCAATTACCGTCCAATTCGGCCCACACTTCTCTTGTATAATCTGCGAGATGGTTGATTTTCCGACACCCGATGGACCACGTAAAATAACGACAGTATTCATGGTCATAAGTATAGCAAACATTGACATATAAATTTTTGAATGTTATAATATAAATATGCGGCTTGATTGGCCGTATCGAACTTCTAGCGGAAGGAAAGAGATGAAGAGTCTCTTAGATAGAGCCGAGAGATGGCTTTGTACACGCCCTGGAAAAACAGCAGTGTTACTGCTGTGGACAGCGATTACCGTCCAATTTATCGCACAGCCGGCACTCTTCTTGGATGGTCTAGGTTTCGCTGCAATTGGATGTCTGCTGTATGGCGTCTACTGGGCGATCAAGACGCTTTTTACTGAGAGCGCCTGGCTTCTCAGGAGCTATATTCGCACAATCGTGCTAGAAGAACTGCAAAGCTCCCGGGTTCGATAAGGGCCCACTGATGCATGGAAACGGATTCGCTGTTGACACTAAGTCAGCCGAGTTAGTCCCATCAGTGGGTCCGTTTTCATTTGAAGCGTATAATTATAAGAGGAGGTAATTATGATACTCACCAAGTACGAACACGCCTGTTTCACCCTAGAAAAATATGGTAAGTTATTGGTTATTGACCCTGGCGTATGGACAACCAATCTCGGTGCACCAGAAAATGTGGTCGCTATCGTGGTGACGCATGAACACCCCGACCATTTTGATCCGAACGCACTAGGCGCACTAATCGCGCACAATCCGGAAGCAAAGATTTACGCTCATGAATCGATTACGCAACAATTGGGCGACACTCTACCTACGCAAGCCGTCATGACTGGCAGCGGCATTAGCGCTGGGCCATTCCACCTCGAATTCTTTGGCGGTGAACACGCCACTATACACCCTGACCTCCCTGTTGTTGCCAATCTCGGCGTCATGATTGATGACACCGTTTATTACCCTGGCGATTCATTCACGAACCCCGGCAGGCCAGTCAAAGTGCTGGCACTTCCTGTCAGCGCGCCATGGTTAAAAGCCAGCGAAACGCTCGACTTTCTTACCACTATCAAGCCAGTAATTGCCTTTCCAACCCACGATGCCATATTGAGCGAAGTCGGCAAAAGCGTACCCGACCGCTATGCATCAATGTACGCCGAAAAAGTTGGCGCTCATTATGAGCGTTTAGTGAAACCTCTAGAAATTTAACTTTCTATTTTTGCAAACTATACTAGTTCTTTCAGCTGAAAGAGCTAGAGGCTTTCTTTTGACTAACAAAGAAAGGGGAAGCTATTTAACGTTCCGTTTGAAACTGCCACGCACTTCATCGGCCGTCTCTTTGGCGTCTTCAGCCACGCGGCCAGCTCGAACTTTGGCTTCTTCGCCGAGGCGTCCAGCCTCGTCACGCATAACAACACCAGAGTCGCGAGCGCTCTTGGCCATCCCTTTTGCTTCTTTTTCGACTTTACTCGCCCCGGACTTGACCGAAGCAGCACCCTCACGGGTCGCTTGTTTTACCTGCGCAGCCTTTACATCGGCCTTGGCTTTTGCCTCGGCCGCCTTTTTCTTTAAGTCTTCACGAGTTTCTTTGCCGCTCTTTGGCGCTACTAGAACGCCAGCAACAAATCCGGCGATGGTTGCGGCGACTACTTTAAAAAATTTTCCCATTGGTTTATCTCCTTGCAAGTTATATATCTATTGTAGCATTACTTTTATAGAGGTAAAAGATGCTCTTTGTCGCGCACCAGCCGGATAACATACCATGAGAGCACCGTGAGACAGCATAGAATGGTAAATAAATGGCCTGGCACAAGGAGTGTGTGAACCGTTGCGGCCGGAGCAACCGAGTATTTTTTGCCGACGACCGGATCATACCAGCTACGAAGGCTATGAATAGAAAGCGACGAGGCAAACGATAGACTATCGAGCCGCTTGACGGCTTCGGGAAGCGCGGGCGCTCTGTGCTGTAGGTACGGTGATATCGGCGTCGTTGGCTGGGCAACGCCACAAATGGTGATGAGCGTATGTACGTTTTTATACTCAGCAGCAGCCAGTAACGCAACGGTAGCACCGGCACTTTCACCAATAATTGCCACCGGACCGTCCATCTTCTCAAGGATTTTTTTGACTCGTGCCATCTTCTCCTCAAGCGGCTTTCCATCGTACCAATTCATGGGTATGAGCTGTGCTCTCGCTCCAAAGATACGCCAAGACTTTAGGGCTACACGACGAAGACCATCATGGCGACCGCCAAGTCCGGGGATATAAAGGATTGAGGTGGTTCTCATCCGCTACGGCGTCAGGCGGTTAAGGTCACGCGGAAAGAGGGTCGCTTCTTTGACGTTCGCCAGGCCAATGGTTTTTTGAGCCAGTCGGTCGATCCCAAAACCACAGCCGCCGTGTTGCGGCAAGCCATATTTGAAAGCCTGCAAATAATATTTGAAGCCTTCGTGCGAAACATCGAGACCGGCATTTGTCATCTGCTCAATCATCTTCTCATAGTTGTTTTCGCGCAGTGGCACCGTGGCGATTTCGAGGCCGCGGAATAATAGGTCAGCCCAAGCCACCGTACCGCCCTCTTTAAACTTGTGGTAAAACTTGCCGGCTTCAGCCGGAAAATCAGTTGCATACACCAGGTCACTGCCAAGTTCCTTGCGCGCATAGTCGGCGATCCAACGCTCTTCGTCAGGAATCAAGTCCTTCTCGTTTGTCGTGTCGGTGCCGGTGCTTCGAGAATACATTTCGTGGATCTGGGCAATGGTGAATTTCGGCACTGCATCCGTCAACTTCAACTCGGGTGCATTGAAGCTTTTTAAGTCACCCGCGTAACTCTCATATATCTTCGTCAGCGCATACTTGGTCATTCCAGCCACCATATCCATAACTTCCTGGTGGCTCTCGACAAAGCCCATCTCAATATCAAGCATGGTCAGCTCGGTTAAGTGACGCGTGGTGGCACTCGGTTCGGCGCGATAACTATGCCCGATTTCAAAGACCCGCTCGTAAGCCCCAACCATAATTTGCTTATAGAACTGTGGACTTTGAGCAAGCGTCGCCGTCTTGCCAAAATAGTCAAGTTTGAAAACTTCGGCACCGCCCTCGGTCGGTTCGGCGAGAAGTTTTGGCGTGTCAATTTCCATAAATTCATTTTTGATCAAAAACTCGCGCAGTGCCTGCGTCAGTGCCGCCCGGATCTTGAATATCTTTTGCTCCTGCAGGTTGCGAACATTGAGCACGCGGTACTCAAAGAGTGTATCGAGGTTTTCTGACTTATGCGAGATCGGCTTATCGACTTCGATCGGTGGCTCTTCCGTCACCGGACTCATCACCTCGACGGTGACGTCGTGTAACTCTGCCCCACCGGGTGCACGCTCGTCGGCGACAACTACCCCGGTGAACTTTAGCACTGTACCAACCTGCATGCCACGTAACTTTTCTAGTTCGTCTTTATCTTCGAGCAAGTTCTGGGCGATACCGGTACGGTCGCGTAGCGTCAAAAAGTTGAGGCCGCCGAGCAGGCGCTTTTTGTGCAGCCAACCTTCGATCGTTACCGTTTGGTCGATATATTGAGGAAGCTCTCTGATTAATGTTCTTTTCATACTCGTTCATTATATCACTACTGAGCCGCTACCTTCGTGAAGGGATGGGGCTTTGTTATACTATAATCATATGCTTTTTTACACAAAAACGATCAACCAGTGCCTCACTGAACTCAACTCAGATGTCGTCCATGGCTTAGCCGCAACGAGCATAAGCGAGCGCCAAGCCGAATACGGCCGTAATGAGATCATCGTCAAGGGCGAACCGCTCTGGCGAAAAATCCTTGAACCGTTCGCAAACATCTTTATGTTTGTCCTGTTTATTGCCACTGCTGTCAGCTTGTTCCAGCGCTCCTACATAGAGGCTAGTTTGATCGCAGCGATCATGATGGTCAGTGCAACCATCTACTACATCCAGCGCATCTCGACCGAACGTATTCTTCGGTCGCTGCAAAAAAAGGACGCGCATATCGTCGACGTGATCCGCGACGGCACAACGCAGCAAGTTGATGCTTCCGACCTGGTGCCGGGCGACATTCTCCTTATTGAGGAAGGCGAAAAAATCCCTGCCGATAGTCGACTCCTGAGTGTCAGCTCATTTCGGGTGGACGAATCGCAGCTTACCGGGGAATCATTGCCGATCGAAAAGCAGACAGAGGAACTGCCGGACAATAAAGAAGTATACGAGCAGTCAAATATGATCTTTCAAGGATCATTCGTGGTTGGCGGTCAAGCAACCGCTTTAGTTATCGCTACTGGTAATGATACCGAGTTTGGCAAACTAGCGGGGCTAACCGCCGGCGCGAGTGAACAAAGCCCCGTACAGAAAAAGATTGACCGTCTCATCAGCATCATTATCCGTGTTATCGGCGCTATCGCCGTTGTTGCATTTTCGCTTGCACTCTATCGAGGTATGGAATTTAGTGAAGCTATACGGTACGTCCTCGCCCTGTCGGTCAGTGCAATTCCGGAAAGCCTACCTATCGCTACCGCGGTAGTGCTAGTGCTTGGGATGCGACGAATGGCACGAAAAAACGCCCTCGTAAAGACGATGCGAGCAATCGAGAGTGTCGGAATCCTTACCGTCATTGCAACTGATAAAACCGGCACGTTAACAAAGAATAAGTTGACCGTCCAAGACATATGGAACTTCCACGATAAAACCACTGCGACCGACCAAGCCGTACTCCGCACTATCACGCAGTCTAAGTCAAAAACACACGACCCGCTCGATAGTGCGATGTACGAATACGTGGGTGAGCAAAGGACTCCAGAAACACCACTATTTACGCTACCCTTTGATCAAACGGCAGCAATGAGTGGCAACCTCTACGAAAAAAAGGAGACGTACGAACTTTGGGTTAAAGGAGCGCCTGAAAAGATCTTGGACGCCTGCGCTCTCAGCGCGGCAGCCCATGCTGAGGCTTATAGCCAGCTTCACCGCTTTGCTTCGAATGGCTTCAGAGTCATCGGCCTTGCCCACACCACTCTAGAACAACCGATCGAGTCATTTGAAGATTTACCAAAAAGCGTACGTTTTGAATTCGACGGCTTCATCGCTGTAGCTGACATCCTGAGGCCTGAGGCAAAGCGAGCTATCAACACAGCAATGCGCGCCGGCATCCAAGTCTACATGATTACCGGCGACCACTTCGATACAGCGCTGCACATCGGAAAAGAGCTCGGCATTATAGAACGCCAAGATCAGGTATTCGACAGTCGTAAAATGACGGCAATGAGTGATGATGAATTGAAAGCGGCGATAACAGACATACGAGTATTTTCTCGAGTGGTGCCGGAAAATAAGTATCGTATCCTCGAGATATTGAAAAAAGATAATATCACCGCCATGACCGGTGATGGCGTCAATGATGTACCGGCTCTTGTCAGTGCCAACGTCGGTGTTGCTATGGGAAGTGGATCAAGTATCGCCAAGGATGCCGGTGACATTATTCTTCTCGACGATAACTTCAGATCTATTGTTAATGCAGTCCATGAGGGGCGAACCGTCTACGCCAATATCAAGCGTATGGTCGCCTACTTACTTTCAACCAATACGGGGGAAGTGCTCGTCGCATTTGGAGCACTCCTTCTTGGTGTACCCGTACCGCTCGTCGCCGTACAGATTCTGTGGGTAAATCTTGTCACCGACTCGAGCATGGTAATCCCGCTGGGACTTGAACCCGGCGAAAGGCACAATATGAACGTGCGGCCACAAGCCGCCAACGCTCCCCTCTTTAGTAAATTTATGTTATCAAGAATTGCGCTGGTTGCCGGCGTGATGGCCGTTACAACAATACTGATTTACCTCGTAAGCCTTCGTCTATTTGAACAAGAATACGCTCGTACGCTTGCCTTCCACGCTCTGGTGGTGATGCAATGGGCAAGCGCGCTTAACTACCGTAGTGACTACGAGTCAATCTTTCGTCGCATACGTCGCATAAGCCTGCCTTTTTATATCGGCCTGCTGGCGGCAATTACCCTCCAGGCGATGGCACTATGGACGCCTCTAGG carries:
- a CDS encoding Sua5/YciO/YrdC/YwlC family protein (RAAC3_TM7_1_235) translates to MLIASRDQLWDTPPQAAEALLLEAWPGPVSIILPSSRAPFWIRRDNASVAYRLPAHRQLQRLIRDTGSLIAPSANPEGQPPAMTIAKARDYFGDAVDFYVDGGAVENPTPSRLIKMSDDGHTEFLR
- a CDS encoding hypothetical protein (RAAC3_TM7_1_236), with protein sequence MDEIHHESVAVSHIKRHQFVSLIAGAISISLFLVFVALSLYQTSGTIQLDLSRPGYAAAREEAIKDNQPFTGFSPDGKIDAKALDEFEAMYTDKATDATSVNAYSGDALSDQALRLTTN
- a CDS encoding hypothetical protein (RAAC3_TM7_1_237), translated to MLGLLLVASIVGIALVSQPAHAEIVITEAQMERIRNTCIENQATLNRLHQTDAFLRNDRGNLYRTISDKLMVPFNRRLASNQLDGSKFLTITADYNKAYTKFYDAYIEYDNAMVKAACGGLRQAAGLLL
- a CDS encoding hypothetical protein (RAAC3_TM7_1_238) encodes the protein MLHYKHMRKQVGFTIVELLVVIVVIAILAAITIVAYNGIQQRSRDAIRVSDLKGVQKALELFNVDQGRYPATPGGPTWDDHWGYLQECIKAGTNCGFTTSNYKAVASSVPNDPQDNPSTSSDSDPTYYFGYGSGSAGSDRYILRGRLESSSDAALTNDADGDYRAAGDNGCADPWYCIKYNVPVSF
- a CDS encoding hypothetical protein (RAAC3_TM7_1_239), with the translated sequence MTTYTLAGGCFWCLDAVFRRLKGVERSICGYAGGAEEGADYYRVASGKTDHAESVQIIFDEAVIPKETILDIFFLIHDPTSLNKQGADEGPQYRSAMFYENDAQKNEFEAAAKRAQRNWDKPIVTEIVELPAFYEAEPEHQDYFSKNPANGYCSVVIAPKISKARKEFEKYFNSSA
- a CDS encoding hypothetical protein (RAAC3_TM7_1_240) — encoded protein: MTMNTVVILRGPSGVGKSTISQIIQEKCGPNWTVIDVDKLKHYMPLKEGKTNRAERTEIAHDVAQYFTKAMYDKGYNVILEEMYRKDHNDRIVRFLRENDMRYIKVFLSAPLEDVLQRSSSRQEKNVPESEIRRLYEETQPYPDDLLIDTSKHSSEEAANLIVQQLKSI
- a CDS encoding hypothetical protein (RAAC3_TM7_1_241) — its product is MKSLLDRAERWLCTRPGKTAVLLLWTAITVQFIAQPALFLDGLGFAAIGCLLYGVYWAIKTLFTESAWLLRSYIRTIVLEELQSSRVR
- a CDS encoding hypothetical protein (RAAC3_TM7_1_242), translating into MILTKYEHACFTLEKYGKLLVIDPGVWTTNLGAPENVVAIVVTHEHPDHFDPNALGALIAHNPEAKIYAHESITQQLGDTLPTQAVMTGSGISAGPFHLEFFGGEHATIHPDLPVVANLGVMIDDTVYYPGDSFTNPGRPVKVLALPVSAPWLKASETLDFLTTIKPVIAFPTHDAILSEVGKSVPDRYASMYAEKVGAHYERLVKPLEI
- a CDS encoding hypothetical protein (RAAC3_TM7_1_243), whose product is MGKFFKVVAATIAGFVAGVLVAPKSGKETREDLKKKAAEAKAKADVKAAQVKQATREGAASVKSGASKVEKEAKGMAKSARDSGVVMRDEAGRLGEEAKVRAGRVAEDAKETADEVRGSFKRNVK
- a CDS encoding hypothetical protein (RAAC3_TM7_1_244), producing the protein MARVKKILEKMDGPVAIIGESAGATVALLAAAEYKNVHTLITICGVAQPTTPISPYLQHRAPALPEAVKRLDSLSFASSLSIHSLRSWYDPVVGKKYSVAPAATVHTLLVPGHLFTILCCLTVLSWYVIRLVRDKEHLLPL
- a CDS encoding Aspartyl-tRNA synthetase (RAAC3_TM7_1_245), translating into MKRTLIRELPQYIDQTVTIEGWLHKKRLLGGLNFLTLRDRTGIAQNLLEDKDELEKLRGMQVGTVLKFTGVVVADERAPGGAELHDVTVEVMSPVTEEPPIEVDKPISHKSENLDTLFEYRVLNVRNLQEQKIFKIRAALTQALREFLIKNEFMEIDTPKLLAEPTEGGAEVFKLDYFGKTATLAQSPQFYKQIMVGAYERVFEIGHSYRAEPSATTRHLTELTMLDIEMGFVESHQEVMDMVAGMTKYALTKIYESYAGDLKSFNAPELKLTDAVPKFTIAQIHEMYSRSTGTDTTNEKDLIPDEERWIADYARKELGSDLVYATDFPAEAGKFYHKFKEGGTVAWADLLFRGLEIATVPLRENNYEKMIEQMTNAGLDVSHEGFKYYLQAFKYGLPQHGGCGFGIDRLAQKTIGLANVKEATLFPRDLNRLTP
- a CDS encoding hypothetical protein (RAAC3_TM7_1_246); translation: MLYYNHMLFYTKTINQCLTELNSDVVHGLAATSISERQAEYGRNEIIVKGEPLWRKILEPFANIFMFVLFIATAVSLFQRSYIEASLIAAIMMVSATIYYIQRISTERILRSLQKKDAHIVDVIRDGTTQQVDASDLVPGDILLIEEGEKIPADSRLLSVSSFRVDESQLTGESLPIEKQTEELPDNKEVYEQSNMIFQGSFVVGGQATALVIATGNDTEFGKLAGLTAGASEQSPVQKKIDRLISIIIRVIGAIAVVAFSLALYRGMEFSEAIRYVLALSVSAIPESLPIATAVVLVLGMRRMARKNALVKTMRAIESVGILTVIATDKTGTLTKNKLTVQDIWNFHDKTTATDQAVLRTITQSKSKTHDPLDSAMYEYVGEQRTPETPLFTLPFDQTAAMSGNLYEKKETYELWVKGAPEKILDACALSAAAHAEAYSQLHRFASNGFRVIGLAHTTLEQPIESFEDLPKSVRFEFDGFIAVADILRPEAKRAINTAMRAGIQVYMITGDHFDTALHIGKELGIIERQDQVFDSRKMTAMSDDELKAAITDIRVFSRVVPENKYRILEILKKDNITAMTGDGVNDVPALVSANVGVAMGSGSSIAKDAGDIILLDDNFRSIVNAVHEGRTVYANIKRMVAYLLSTNTGEVLVAFGALLLGVPVPLVAVQILWVNLVTDSSMVIPLGLEPGERHNMNVRPQAANAPLFSKFMLSRIALVAGVMAVTTILIYLVSLRLFEQEYARTLAFHALVVMQWASALNYRSDYESIFRRIRRISLPFYIGLLAAITLQAMALWTPLGNLLHVAPVSLEHILIVTFIAFVFPIVIIEAHKWTGRRYFNKGHVNAEKIRRRWYRRQRKLTQPDN